The following are encoded together in the ANME-2 cluster archaeon genome:
- a CDS encoding ABC transporter permease, with the protein MVNIVQSLRIAAGSIRSAKMRSILTTLGIVIGVAAVIANVSLGASFQQYFDEEIGSVGSNFIIINHMEPDLFHDNELELVENTPGIVIVSPIKQSLQKVTHLSTSRHLSVDGVSEDYETVANLKFEEGSFLSDQDKYVAVIGNDVAYKKFDRKIFTQNSIDITFRKDDGSEVTKRFKVKGILESPKTTMVQSPIAPDERIFIPISTLNEIQGEDDYGSFLAMASSMDTIQATSDDLDQKLGRHFGVPSKDMNDDDTKPYSIHNQGEILEKTDQMAGILGALLTSVALISLVVGSIGIMNIMLVTVTERTREIGILKSLGYTNLNVLVLFIGESVVLSVIGGLLGIGLGVLGAYGAQSLMALPHAFPVELIVIGFVVSVIVGLIAGVYPANKAARMNTVDALRSE; encoded by the coding sequence ATGGTAAACATTGTACAGTCCCTGCGTATCGCTGCGGGAAGCATAAGAAGTGCCAAGATGAGGTCCATCCTCACTACCCTTGGGATTGTCATTGGCGTGGCTGCAGTGATCGCCAATGTATCCCTCGGAGCCAGTTTCCAACAATATTTCGATGAAGAGATCGGGTCCGTTGGTTCGAATTTCATTATTATAAACCATATGGAACCGGATCTGTTCCATGATAATGAACTGGAACTTGTCGAAAATACACCGGGTATTGTCATTGTTTCACCTATTAAACAATCGCTCCAGAAAGTAACCCATCTATCTACATCCAGACACCTGTCAGTCGATGGAGTATCAGAAGATTATGAAACGGTTGCCAATCTCAAATTCGAGGAAGGAAGTTTCCTCAGTGACCAGGATAAATATGTTGCCGTTATAGGAAATGATGTGGCTTATAAAAAATTTGACCGCAAGATTTTCACCCAGAATTCCATTGATATCACATTTCGAAAGGATGACGGTAGTGAAGTAACTAAAAGATTTAAAGTAAAAGGAATACTGGAGAGCCCTAAGACCACTATGGTACAAAGCCCCATTGCTCCTGATGAACGCATATTCATCCCGATCTCGACCTTAAATGAGATACAGGGGGAAGATGATTATGGCAGTTTCCTTGCAATGGCATCCAGTATGGATACAATACAAGCGACTTCCGATGACCTGGATCAAAAACTTGGGCGTCATTTTGGAGTACCATCAAAGGATATGAATGATGATGATACAAAACCCTATTCAATCCACAACCAGGGTGAGATACTTGAGAAAACTGACCAAATGGCTGGAATTTTGGGTGCACTGCTCACTTCTGTGGCACTGATCTCACTTGTGGTTGGTTCCATCGGTATTATGAACATCATGCTGGTTACGGTAACCGAACGCACCCGGGAGATCGGGATACTGAAATCATTAGGTTATACAAATTTGAATGTCCTGGTTCTGTTCATTGGTGAATCGGTTGTGTTGAGCGTGATCGGCGGACTGCTTGGTATAGGGCTGGGTGTACTGGGAGCATATGGTGCACAGAGTTTAATGGCGCTACCGCACGCATTTCCAGTTGAACTGATCGTGATAGGATTTGTAGTATCTGTCATCGTGGGCCTGATCGCTGGTGTGTATCCTGCTAATAAAGCTGCCAGGATGAACACAGTGGATGCTTTGAGGAGTGAGTGA